The sequence AGTTGTCCCCGATTCCAAACTAAAATAGCTGCAACTGCTCAAACCGTTTTTCTTGAACTTCTTGATATTTTATGTACTTTCGGATCATTTCCTCATTTAATCCGACTGTATCCACACAATAACCCTTGGCCCAAAAATGATTACCCCA comes from Desulfatirhabdium butyrativorans DSM 18734 and encodes:
- a CDS encoding transposase; amino-acid sequence: WGNHFWAKGYCVDTVGLNEEMIRKYIKYQEVQEKRFEQLQLF